Proteins found in one Laspinema palackyanum D2c genomic segment:
- a CDS encoding DUF3226 domain-containing protein codes for MGKRSKNLTPPNQLLVEGKNDYHVICNLCKQYNINIPNTFEVKFPEPGAEGVKNLLDGLPVKLKEENLRILGIVVDADQDLAARWQSIRGKLSASGYPESDIPDSPQEKGWVYQPKNLFLKRVGVWVMPNNQLPGMLEDFVALLMPEDDKLRPKAEEILREIERDGLNRYGEIHRAKALIHTWLAWQETPGMPMGLAITARVLRRESAIAQVFADWLQQLFQAEIPETNG; via the coding sequence ATGGGGAAACGATCTAAAAACTTAACGCCTCCCAATCAGCTATTAGTTGAAGGCAAAAATGACTACCACGTTATTTGTAACTTATGTAAACAATATAATATCAATATCCCCAATACGTTTGAGGTAAAATTTCCTGAACCAGGGGCAGAAGGGGTCAAGAACCTATTAGATGGTTTGCCCGTGAAATTGAAGGAAGAGAATTTAAGAATCTTGGGAATCGTAGTGGATGCGGACCAAGATTTAGCCGCGCGATGGCAATCGATTAGAGGTAAGTTGAGTGCCAGCGGTTATCCCGAGTCAGATATCCCCGATTCACCACAGGAAAAGGGGTGGGTTTATCAACCGAAAAATCTTTTTTTGAAGCGGGTGGGAGTTTGGGTGATGCCGAATAATCAACTGCCGGGAATGTTAGAGGATTTTGTAGCATTGTTGATGCCAGAAGATGATAAGTTGCGTCCGAAAGCGGAAGAGATTTTAAGAGAAATTGAAAGAGATGGACTCAACCGATATGGAGAAATTCATCGTGCAAAGGCGCTGATTCATACTTGGTTGGCATGGCAGGAGACTCCAGGAATGCCGATGGGACTGGCAATTACGGCGCGGGTTTTGCGGAGGGAGTCTGCGATCGCCCAAGTTTTTGCAGACTGGTTACAACAACTATTTCAGGCTGAAATCCCTGAAACCAACGGCTAA
- a CDS encoding glycosyltransferase has translation MMQPSIYFVCYPDTNVPIGGVKMLYRHVDVLNKNGFSAFIVHDEEGFRCNWFENKTQIAYLTQIQLKANDFFVMPETATPQSGNLLPGLRKVIYNQGCYNTFNEYSFDKHHLETPYLSPEVVAVMVASENSWDYLKYVFPQKRLFRIHHSIDTDLFYYHPVKKKQICWMDRKMQRDAKQVINILKFRNALNGFELIPIENKPQQEVAQIFRESLMFLSFCYSEGFSLPPAEAMASGCLAVGYHGWGGKEYFLPDFSFPIESGDIIGFAHTVEKLIATYNTQPQILMEKHKKAADFIKTNYSAEQEERDIVAAWREIITLNKG, from the coding sequence ATGATGCAACCCAGTATTTATTTTGTCTGCTACCCAGACACCAACGTACCGATTGGCGGGGTGAAAATGCTCTATCGTCACGTTGATGTTTTAAATAAAAATGGATTTTCCGCTTTTATCGTGCATGATGAGGAAGGCTTTCGATGCAATTGGTTTGAAAATAAAACCCAAATCGCTTATCTTACTCAAATCCAACTCAAGGCTAATGACTTTTTCGTGATGCCTGAAACCGCAACACCCCAAAGTGGCAATCTCTTACCGGGCCTCCGCAAAGTGATTTACAATCAAGGGTGCTATAATACCTTTAATGAATATTCTTTCGACAAACATCACTTAGAAACCCCCTATCTCTCTCCCGAAGTAGTCGCCGTCATGGTTGCCTCGGAAAATAGTTGGGATTATTTAAAGTATGTCTTTCCCCAAAAACGACTCTTTCGGATTCATCATTCTATTGATACCGACCTGTTTTACTATCATCCCGTTAAGAAAAAACAAATTTGCTGGATGGATCGAAAAATGCAACGAGACGCTAAACAGGTGATTAATATTTTAAAATTTAGAAATGCTTTAAATGGATTTGAGCTAATCCCCATCGAAAACAAACCTCAACAAGAAGTTGCCCAAATTTTCCGAGAGTCGTTAATGTTTTTGAGCTTTTGTTATTCCGAGGGCTTTTCCTTACCCCCCGCTGAAGCAATGGCTTCGGGCTGTTTAGCCGTGGGATATCATGGATGGGGTGGGAAGGAATATTTTTTACCGGATTTTTCGTTCCCGATAGAAAGTGGGGATATCATTGGATTTGCTCACACCGTCGAAAAGCTGATTGCGACTTATAATACCCAACCTCAGATTTTAATGGAAAAGCATAAAAAAGCAGCAGATTTTATTAAAACCAATTATTCCGCAGAACAAGAAGAACGGGATATTGTCGCCGCTTGGCGGGAGATTATCACTCTAAATAAGGGATAA